GTGCAATCATAGGCTTAGCACAATTGGCATTGGAACCCACAGCTCTAAATTCAAATTTGTTTCCTGTGAAAGCAAAAGGGGAGGTTCTGTTACGATCTGTATTGTCTAATAGAATTTCAGGTATCTTAGGCACATCAATATTTAATGCTTCTAAAAGATCATCAGACATTCCAGCACTAGTAGTACTAGCTTCTATTTTGTCTAGCATTTTTGTTAATTGAGAGCCAATAAACACACTGATAACAGCAGGAGGCGCTTCATGACCACCCAAACGATGATCGTTGCCAGAACTAGAGATGCTAGATCTTAATAAGGCTTCATGATCGTTTACTGCTTTGATCATGTTCACCATATAGGCAATGAACTGTAGGTTTTCTTTACTGTTCTTTCCGGGAGCAAATAGATTCTTACCCGTGCTTGTAGCTAATGAATAGTTATTATGCTTTCCTGAACCATTAACATTGGCATAAGGTTTTTCGTGGAATAGGGCTACAAAATCATGTTTCTTAGCCACTGTTTCAATCACATGCATAATCAATTGATTATGGTCAACGGCTAGGTTTACTTCTTCATATACAGGAGCTACTTCAAACTGATTTGGTGCTACCTCATTATGACGAGTTTTTACAGGGATTCCCAATCTGTGGGCTTCTATCTCATACTCTTTCATAAATTCTTTCACTCTTTCAGGAATAACTCCAAAATAGTGATCAGAAAGTTGTTGGTCTTTAGCACTTGAATGGCCAAATAGGGTACGACCTGTTAAAACAAGGTCGGGGCGAGCGGTGTGTAAAGCAGAGTCTACCAAGAAATATTCTTGCTCCCAACCGAGAGTAGCATATACTTTATTCACATTTTTATCAAACATTTTACAAACAGCTGTTGCTGCATTGTCAAGAGCGCTTGATGACTTCAATAGAGGAGTCTTATAATCTAAGGCTTCTCCAGTGTAGGATACAAAGATAGTAGGGATACAAAGTGTCGTTCCAAGGATAAATGCAGGACTTGTTGGATCCCAAGCGGTATATCCTCTGGCTTCAAAAGTGTTTCTAATTCCCCCATGAGGAAAGCTACTGGCATCGGGTTCCTGTTGAACCAGTTCATTACCTCTGAAATTCTCGATGGCTTTGCCTTCTCCCTCAGGATTAACAAAAGCATCGTGTTTTTCAGCAGTAGAACCAGTTAATGGATGAAACCAGTGAGTGTAGTGGGTGGCCCCTTTCGATGATGCCCATGCTTTCATAGAAGCGGCAATCTGATCTGCAACTTTTCTGTCAATTTTTAAGCCCTCTTCAATAGCGCTTTTAACTTTGCCAAAAGCCTCAACGGTCAAGTATTCCTTCATAGCTGACATATTGAAAGTCATTTCCCCGTAATACTCAGAAGGTTTGTTCTTTGGCATTTCATAATGGACGAGCTTTCTGTCAAGCGTTTTTTCAAGAGCTGTGAACCTGAAATTTTGCATAATACTAATTTTTATTTGTTAAATAATTTAGAATGGTTTTAAGCTGCAAATATAAGTTTTTCAAAAAGAGGGCTTCGTAAAAAAATGAATTTCTTATCAAGAAAAGATGGATATTTTGTTAATAAACTATGAATAATTATACGGTGTGATTTTTTCAAACGTTTGCGGTAAAAATAGGGTGAAAAAGAGCTGATAAATTCAACTTGTTTTTTTGGTGATGAATTTGAAATAATGCTAAATATCAAATCGAATGATGCGATCTTGCTATCAGAAATAAGAAGAGGGAAAGGAATAATAGTCTCAAATCTATTGCTAAATTTATCTGGGAGGGTTTAATAAAAACGATAAAAGGTTTTAAACTAAGTTAAAATAAAGAGTGTTGATTTATTTTATGGAATCCTCTTTTTAATTCATTTATTGATCTTATTTGTACTACTTTTTAATTTGTGGAGCCTAGTTTTATCTGATATGAATTATAGTAATCATTTTTTATCTTTAGAAATTGATTTAATTTTGTCAAGAACATATTTAAAACTATTAAAAAAAACACTAATGCTATGAAAAAACTATTAGCTACTACCATTATTATATTGATATCTAGTCACTTGTTGATAGCGCAACTATCGGGAACTCGAAATGTACCATCTGAAAACTACCCTGATTTCCAGTCTGTTGTAGATTCGTTAAATCTTTATGAAGTAAATGCAGGAGGTATTACTTTTGAAATGAGTGGAGATCTAGTGTTTAATCATTCTCCACTTATTATTAGCGGTAGTGGAAGCTCAGGGAACCCAATCAATATTCAGTGGAATCAAACAGGAGCAAAGCCTATTCTAAATATCGAAGGAACAATAGCTGATGCTGAGGCGGGTATTACTCTTTTAGGAACCGATTATATGACCATTGATGGGATAGCTATTAGTACCGAAAATGGGCTCCTTGAATATGGCTTGTTTCTAAGTAATGCATCAATTAATAATGCTTGTCAACATAATGTATTTCAGAATTTAGATATCAATTTAAACAAAACCAATAGCAATCAAACCATAGGGATAAATGTGCTAACAGAAGAAGAACCCACATTTTCTGAAGGGATTCATGCTGATAATAAATTCTTTAATAATACGGTTCAGAACTGCATTATAGCTTATAATTTTGATTCTGGAACAGGGGATGTTAGTTTCATGGGCTTTGATAATGAAGTAGGAGCGATAGATGACGGAAT
This region of Lentimicrobium sp. L6 genomic DNA includes:
- a CDS encoding glutamine synthetase III yields the protein MQNFRFTALEKTLDRKLVHYEMPKNKPSEYYGEMTFNMSAMKEYLTVEAFGKVKSAIEEGLKIDRKVADQIAASMKAWASSKGATHYTHWFHPLTGSTAEKHDAFVNPEGEGKAIENFRGNELVQQEPDASSFPHGGIRNTFEARGYTAWDPTSPAFILGTTLCIPTIFVSYTGEALDYKTPLLKSSSALDNAATAVCKMFDKNVNKVYATLGWEQEYFLVDSALHTARPDLVLTGRTLFGHSSAKDQQLSDHYFGVIPERVKEFMKEYEIEAHRLGIPVKTRHNEVAPNQFEVAPVYEEVNLAVDHNQLIMHVIETVAKKHDFVALFHEKPYANVNGSGKHNNYSLATSTGKNLFAPGKNSKENLQFIAYMVNMIKAVNDHEALLRSSISSSGNDHRLGGHEAPPAVISVFIGSQLTKMLDKIEASTTSAGMSDDLLEALNIDVPKIPEILLDNTDRNRTSPFAFTGNKFEFRAVGSNANCAKPMIALNTILTDQLVTFKKDMDASMANGISFEDALFQVIKEYIIDSKRIRFEGNNYSDEWLAEAEKRGLSNIKTTPLTLDTYIDEKTISLFERNNVMTKRELEARRLIRLEKYTKNIQIESRILGDMATNHIIPIAIRYQNTLIENVRGLKEILDLQTYGKVSKNELDIITHISHHISEIKKNVDFMINERKIANKLEGEHDMAVAYDTKVRPYLDIIRRHVDKLELLVDDQLWPLPKYRELLFVK